The following coding sequences are from one Mytilus trossulus isolate FHL-02 chromosome 8, PNRI_Mtr1.1.1.hap1, whole genome shotgun sequence window:
- the LOC134728210 gene encoding uncharacterized protein LOC134728210 — protein sequence MASYTQKCDVCDLRNINKPSIIWCTECDEGLCQECQEHHSLSKGTRNHNTIAFTKYQTLPIDVLQITQYCSSHEDKFIMYCRKHERPCCRRCIIEIHKECPNIDNLEDVIQNVKTSNAFHDIEETLVEVAENLKKISQHQQIYLLNLKEKRKQIQKEIQRTRITINKHLDKLQEDLIKQLNTVEETENSKVCQLLSSLEQREKEIIKYQQDIANIKQHASDLQIFLSLKQIEQDINVNDKFLQSVMEGDQFKQCHLEYRTNIDIQNTMSNIQSFGEVHIETKSCDILLSRKKTKQAQIMVPTVQTGSLEDIKLRMNKTIATQGTTIYDCCLIPDDRMAFTIYLSCAVRVYSDTGLKQFEVKMPRYALNILYISLDDTLAVSSGGSWEHCISIINVKRKQITKTITLDSYIYGIALRENNLIYSAKNKGLRIISLSDESITQIVRDEMPSECNIATFRNQIYHTNSETHAVTCYDKQGKPQWTFKNGSLLKVPRGIDVDKDGNVYVVGSRSNNVVVISPDGQRQREVLAAGDGIRCPYSLCFNHSKKQLLVANWIDEARLYDFI from the coding sequence ATGGCCTCATACACCCAAAAATGTGATGTGTGTGACCTCCGAAACATCAACAAACCATCCATAATCTGGTGTACGGAATGTGATGAAGGGCTCTGTCAAGAATGTCAGGAACACCATAGTTTGTCCAAGGGTACTAGAAATCATAATACTATAGCATTTACGAAATACCAAACATTACCTATTGATGTACTTCAAATCACGCAATACTGTAGCAGTCACGAAGACAAATTTATAATGTATTGTCGGAAACACGAGCGTCCCTGCTGCAGAAGATGCATAATTGAAATTCATAAAGAATGCCCGAATATCGACAATTTAGAAGACGtcattcaaaatgtaaaaaccTCAAATGCCTTCCACGATATTGAAGAAACATTGGTTGAAGTAgcagaaaatttaaagaaaatcagTCAACATCAGCAGATCTATCTGttgaatttgaaagaaaaaagaaaacaaattcaaaaagaaattcaaaggACACGAATAACAATCAACAAACATCTAGACAAATTACAAGAAGATTTGATAAAACAACTGAATACTGTTGAAGAAACAGAGAACTCGAAAGTGTGTCAGTTGTTGTCATCACTTGAACAGagagaaaaagaaataatcaaATACCAGCAAGACATTGCAAACATTAAACAACACGCATCAGACCTTCAGATTTTTCTTTCACTTAAGCAAATCGAACAAGACATTAATGTAAATGATAAATTCCTACAATCCGTAATGGAAGGTGATCAATTTAAGCAATGTCATCTAGAATATAGAACCAACATTGATATTCAGAATACCATGTCAAATATCCAAAGTTTTGGAGAAGTACATATTGAAACTAAATCATGTGACATCCTTCTTAGCAGGAAGAAGACAAAACAAGCACAGATAATGGTACCAACCGTTCAAACAGGATCCCTTGAAGATATAAAGCTGCGGATGAACAAGACAATAGCAACTCAAGGTACAACAATCTACGATTGTTGCCTGATACCAGATGATAGAATGGCGTTTACTATTTACCTTTCTTGTGCAGTTAGAGTATACAGTGATACAGGATTAAAACAATTTGAGGTGAAGATGCCACGTTACGCACTAAATATTCTGTATATAAGTCTGGACGATACTTTAGCCGTATCATCTGGTGGTTCATGGGAGCATTGTATTTCCATAATAAAcgttaaaagaaaacaaatcacgAAAACAATTACACTCGACTCGTATATTTATGGCATAGCACTTagagaaaataatttaatatattcCGCTAAAAACAAAGGATTGCGAATTATTAGTCTTTCCGATGAGTCTATAACTCAAATAGTCAGAGATGAAATGCCCAGTGAATGTAACATTGCAACATTTCGGAACCAAATATATCACACAAACTCGGAAACGCACGCCGTTACTTGTTACGATAAACAAGGTAAACCGCAATGGACATTCAAAAATGGCAGCCTTCTGAAGGTTCCTCGTGGTATTGATGTAGATAAGGATGGTAATGTGTATGTGGTGGGGTCCAGGTCGAACAATGTTGTAGTTATCTCCCCTGACGGACAACGCCAAAGAGAAGTATTAGCAGCAGGTGATGGCATTCGTTGTCCTTATTCACTTTGTTTTAATCATTCAAAGAAGCAGTTGCTAGTGGCTAACTGGATTGATGAGGCCCGACTGtatgattttatttga